In one Simkaniaceae bacterium genomic region, the following are encoded:
- the infB gene encoding translation initiation factor IF-2: protein MAKNLKFKVKNAQLAEALNLKKKQPSKKEEEEKKAPPKKEEAPAAETKQIPQDQPIVEETTQEAEKKPLKKATDTPSFLQERQKKQYDKDSLDSFEGDGLSKRLAGTISPKKDEIGYIRPGTDKVALEKRRLEEEARQQEEKKQQEQKKEASLQEKKEKAPKERPEKTNKETEQTPASTQQDKDRNKKSAKIKEFKESKALKKFQQSRVFDARDRQGLRAGDDDHWRRKRQGKQRLKDQQLEETIRPKSLHIKLPISIKDLAAAMKYKAAELIQKFFMQGAVFTINDMLDDETTVQLLGQEFGCDITIDTSEKERLNITDKSITEEILESPQDELETRPPVITMMGHVDHGKTSLIDAFRKSNLAAGEAGAITQHIGAFRCKTPDGRMITLLDTPGHEAFTAMRTRGANLTDIIVLVVAGDEGIKPQTAEAIKLAKDANVPIIVAINKSDKPGFNPDQVYRQLADHNMLPEAWGGTVSTVNCSAHTKEGLNELLELVLLQAELLELKANPHFRARGIVIEAEVLKGLGTSATLLIQNGSLHLGDALVIEHVYGRIKTMHDDKAQHIQVATPGMPVQVTGLSDLPDAGSEFIIVKNEKEARQLAKERTAISKRQVLSIGSSSGLENLLQSEVTKQQKKILNIILKTDVHGSIEAIVNALKEKIKSDKAEVNVIAAEIGDISESDVQRAATANAVIFGFHVSVEMHAESLVKQLQVKIELFDVIYHLIDRVKELLTLLLDKTREETHVGMARVLQIFKSSHLGIIAGCIVADGIIKRSHYAKLIRNGEQIWEGNIASIKRLHDDVKEVSKGLECGIILQNFKELKPEDEVHAYEVTYVAQSL from the coding sequence GAAAAAAAACCCTTAAAGAAAGCGACCGATACTCCTTCTTTTCTACAAGAGAGACAAAAAAAGCAGTACGACAAAGACTCTTTGGACTCCTTTGAAGGAGATGGCCTCTCTAAAAGACTCGCCGGCACTATTTCCCCTAAAAAAGATGAAATTGGCTACATCAGACCGGGAACTGATAAAGTGGCTCTTGAAAAACGCCGCCTTGAAGAAGAAGCTCGGCAACAAGAAGAAAAAAAACAACAAGAACAGAAAAAAGAAGCTTCTCTACAAGAAAAGAAAGAAAAAGCTCCTAAAGAGCGTCCTGAAAAGACGAATAAAGAAACCGAACAAACACCCGCATCGACTCAACAAGATAAAGACCGCAATAAAAAATCGGCGAAAATCAAGGAATTTAAAGAGAGTAAAGCTTTAAAAAAATTCCAGCAATCTCGAGTATTTGACGCTAGAGACCGACAGGGATTACGAGCCGGTGACGACGACCATTGGAGACGCAAAAGACAGGGCAAGCAGAGACTGAAAGATCAACAGCTTGAAGAAACTATCCGCCCAAAATCCCTGCATATTAAACTTCCGATTTCGATCAAAGATCTTGCTGCTGCAATGAAATATAAAGCAGCTGAATTGATTCAAAAATTTTTCATGCAAGGCGCAGTCTTTACAATTAACGATATGCTCGATGACGAAACAACCGTTCAATTGCTCGGACAAGAATTTGGTTGTGATATCACCATTGATACATCTGAAAAAGAGCGTTTAAATATTACAGATAAATCCATTACTGAAGAAATTCTGGAATCTCCTCAAGATGAGCTTGAAACTCGCCCGCCGGTCATTACAATGATGGGTCACGTGGATCACGGTAAAACATCATTGATTGACGCCTTCCGCAAAAGTAATTTAGCTGCCGGTGAAGCCGGAGCGATTACACAACATATTGGGGCTTTTCGTTGTAAAACTCCTGATGGAAGAATGATCACTCTTTTAGATACGCCGGGCCATGAAGCTTTTACGGCAATGCGTACAAGAGGTGCTAATCTCACCGATATTATCGTTCTTGTCGTCGCAGGGGATGAGGGAATTAAACCTCAAACCGCGGAAGCTATAAAGCTCGCAAAAGATGCCAATGTACCGATCATTGTAGCGATCAACAAATCAGATAAGCCCGGCTTTAACCCCGACCAAGTCTATCGCCAACTCGCTGATCACAATATGCTTCCCGAAGCATGGGGTGGAACCGTTTCGACAGTGAATTGCTCAGCTCATACTAAAGAGGGGCTAAACGAACTTTTAGAACTCGTTCTCCTCCAAGCCGAACTCTTAGAATTAAAAGCTAATCCCCACTTTAGAGCTAGAGGTATTGTTATCGAAGCCGAAGTCTTAAAAGGCCTTGGAACTTCTGCAACCCTCTTAATTCAAAATGGTTCACTACATCTGGGAGATGCCCTTGTTATCGAACATGTATACGGACGCATTAAAACAATGCATGATGACAAAGCGCAACACATTCAAGTAGCGACTCCCGGAATGCCGGTTCAAGTAACGGGCTTATCCGATCTTCCCGATGCAGGATCAGAATTTATCATTGTTAAAAATGAAAAAGAAGCCAGACAGCTCGCTAAAGAAAGAACAGCCATCTCTAAAAGACAAGTCTTGAGTATTGGTTCTTCATCCGGATTAGAAAATCTTCTTCAATCTGAAGTCACAAAACAACAGAAAAAAATTCTTAATATCATTCTCAAAACGGATGTTCACGGCTCTATCGAAGCCATTGTTAACGCATTAAAAGAAAAAATTAAATCCGATAAGGCAGAGGTCAATGTCATTGCCGCTGAAATCGGCGATATTTCCGAGTCGGATGTTCAAAGGGCTGCGACGGCAAATGCCGTTATTTTCGGATTCCATGTCTCTGTTGAAATGCACGCTGAGAGCTTAGTCAAACAACTTCAAGTTAAAATCGAGTTATTTGATGTAATCTATCACCTCATTGATCGCGTTAAAGAACTTCTCACTTTGCTGCTGGATAAAACCCGCGAAGAAACACATGTTGGTATGGCGCGCGTACTTCAAATCTTTAAATCTTCTCACCTTGGAATTATTGCCGGCTGTATTGTTGCTGACGGGATCATCAAACGCTCTCATTATGCAAAACTTATTCGCAATGGAGAGCAAATTTGGGAAGGAAATATTGCCTCGATTAAGCGCTTGCATGATGACGTAAAAGAAGTGTCTAAAGGACTAGAATGCGGAATCATCCTTCAAAACTTTAAAGAGCTCAAACCTGAAGATGAAGTCCATGCATATGAAGTGACATATGTTGCTCAATCTCTTTAA
- the rbfA gene encoding 30S ribosome-binding factor RbfA encodes MTRRTERLNSLLKEVISEVIFREVKNPHVTGLITVTSVDISKDLHHAKVYISVIGTDNDKKATLDALNSAAGFIATKSSKKVVLRYFPQLKFIFDDSAEKHMRIDSILKEIEEQKKLNG; translated from the coding sequence ATGACACGTAGAACCGAGCGATTAAACTCACTCCTCAAAGAAGTGATTTCTGAGGTCATCTTTAGAGAAGTTAAAAATCCCCATGTTACCGGATTAATCACGGTCACTTCTGTTGATATTTCAAAAGATCTGCATCACGCTAAGGTTTATATCAGCGTGATCGGAACGGATAATGACAAAAAAGCGACGTTAGATGCCCTTAATTCGGCAGCGGGCTTCATTGCCACGAAATCCTCAAAGAAAGTTGTTTTGCGCTACTTCCCCCAATTAAAATTCATTTTTGATGATTCTGCAGAAAAACATATGCGGATTGATTCGATTTTGAAAGAAATTGAAGAACAAAAGAAACTTAACGGTTAA
- the truB gene encoding tRNA pseudouridine(55) synthase TruB, translated as MITALAQPHLIAHEGILLIDKPAAKTSFYLVYLVRKLTKIKKIGHCGTLDPFATGVMVMLIGKSFTRRSHEFLDMDKEYVARLRLGEATDTYDLDGQVLHSSNRIPSLEEVQNAITLFQGTIEQIPPMFSAKKINGKKLYELAREGKEIERAPSIVHLTTTLIEYHYPYLTLHVRCSKGTYIRSIAHDLGLHLGTYAHLVDLKRTKSGPFSIDQCISIDELLAPNIDYRNYLFR; from the coding sequence ATGATCACAGCTCTTGCTCAACCTCACTTGATAGCCCATGAGGGAATACTACTGATCGATAAACCTGCTGCAAAAACCTCTTTTTACCTTGTTTATCTCGTGCGAAAACTCACTAAAATTAAAAAAATCGGTCATTGCGGTACTTTAGATCCCTTTGCAACGGGAGTCATGGTGATGCTGATTGGAAAAAGCTTTACGCGGCGCTCTCATGAATTTCTCGATATGGATAAGGAATATGTGGCGCGCCTTCGTTTAGGAGAAGCAACAGATACCTATGATCTAGACGGGCAGGTCTTGCACTCAAGCAATCGCATCCCCTCTTTAGAAGAGGTTCAAAATGCTATCACGCTTTTTCAAGGAACAATAGAGCAAATCCCCCCCATGTTCAGCGCTAAAAAGATCAACGGAAAAAAATTATATGAACTCGCAAGAGAAGGCAAAGAAATTGAGAGAGCTCCTTCTATTGTTCACCTGACAACGACTCTCATCGAATACCACTATCCCTATCTTACCCTTCACGTTCGATGTTCCAAAGGAACCTATATTCGATCCATTGCTCATGATCTCGGTTTGCATTTAGGCACTTATGCCCATCTTGTCGATTTAAAAAGAACTAAAAGCGGCCCATTTTCAATTGATCAGTGCATTTCAATCGATGAGCTTTTAGCTCCAAATATTGATTATCGAAACTATTTATTCAGGTAA